Proteins from a genomic interval of Conexivisphaerales archaeon:
- a CDS encoding SDR family NAD(P)-dependent oxidoreductase, giving the protein MKPLLEGKVCVVTGVSGDIGSEVARLFVNEGAEVIGTYNRSKEKALAIKQELKNKGRMIKVVKVDVSEESEVKELFRTLEEENKSPDVLVNVAGHSDKRVWFAKPEQLTKGDWIEVLSTDLIGLFNCCREAASVMLKQQRRGSIVNFSSAAGITGHTEGFPYTAAKAGVVALTKSLAYYYGPRIRVNAVAPGNIDAGSIRWYDADGKKMLAEEAALKRLGDASEVAKAVLFLASDLSSFITGQTLLVDGGI; this is encoded by the coding sequence ATGAAGCCTCTACTTGAAGGAAAGGTCTGCGTTGTTACTGGAGTGAGCGGGGATATCGGGTCTGAAGTAGCCAGACTGTTTGTGAATGAAGGTGCAGAAGTGATAGGAACATACAACAGGAGCAAAGAGAAAGCATTAGCCATTAAGCAGGAGCTAAAGAATAAGGGTCGAATGATAAAGGTGGTTAAGGTTGATGTTTCTGAAGAGTCTGAAGTGAAGGAGCTTTTCAGAACGCTCGAAGAAGAAAATAAATCGCCGGATGTGCTGGTTAATGTTGCTGGACATTCTGATAAAAGAGTATGGTTTGCGAAGCCGGAACAGCTGACAAAAGGGGACTGGATAGAAGTTCTGTCGACAGACCTGATAGGTCTCTTCAACTGCTGTAGGGAGGCAGCATCGGTGATGCTGAAACAACAAAGAAGAGGAAGCATAGTAAATTTTTCATCAGCTGCTGGTATAACCGGCCATACAGAGGGTTTTCCCTACACAGCCGCCAAAGCTGGAGTTGTGGCATTGACGAAAAGTCTTGCCTATTATTATGGCCCTAGGATCAGAGTCAACGCAGTAGCTCCAGGGAACATAGACGCAGGCTCCATCCGATGGTACGATGCAGATGGGAAGAAAATGCTCGCAGAGGAAGCTGCGCTGAAGAGACTTGGAGATGCAAGCGAAGTTGCTAAAGCAGTCCTCTTCTTGGCCTCTGACCTTTCTTCTTTTATAACAGGACAAACCTTACTTGTCGACGGAGGAATATGA
- a CDS encoding MFS transporter: MQSLDELPLTRAHIKIMVVTGLGFFTDAYDLFIIGVANSIIAQLWKFSIAEQSILVSTAFISSVIGAVVLGKLSDLLGRRRFYGIELILMIAGALLSALSPNLSLLIIARFILGFGIGGDYSSSPTIMGEFANRKDRGKLIGMVFTMQAAGLIAGPLIALPVLQQLSADTAWRLLLGIGAVPAAIVFYSRRRLGETPRYLAEVANKPVKLPDELKNAVIEINEAEMRTQPMYRRIFSDPEMRNRLLLSSLAWFLLDFAFYGITLAISQVLVDIYGSLTTVQKMSLSAEVFALFALPGYLLSTFTVDRLGRKPIQLLGFAAMAFFYLLLGLLMGTIHSSFLLLLLGLAYFFTQFGPNSTTFVYPLELFPTNLRATGQGVAAASGKLGAFAGAFTVPLVFDYYGFFWVSVIASVLLVLGFLITLPLPETKAISLTWQKPVKEPAQVE; the protein is encoded by the coding sequence ATGCAGTCACTGGATGAGCTGCCTCTAACAAGAGCACACATCAAGATAATGGTCGTCACAGGGCTAGGCTTCTTCACTGATGCCTATGACCTCTTCATCATTGGTGTTGCCAATTCCATAATAGCCCAGCTCTGGAAGTTTTCGATAGCCGAGCAATCGATACTCGTCTCCACTGCTTTCATCAGCTCTGTCATCGGAGCTGTGGTACTGGGGAAGCTATCTGACCTTCTCGGAAGAAGGAGGTTTTATGGAATTGAGTTGATACTCATGATAGCTGGAGCTCTTCTTTCAGCTCTTTCGCCGAACCTCAGCCTTCTGATAATAGCAAGGTTCATTCTGGGGTTCGGGATAGGTGGAGACTATTCAAGCAGCCCTACAATAATGGGTGAATTTGCAAACAGGAAGGACAGGGGGAAGCTGATAGGCATGGTCTTCACGATGCAGGCTGCTGGGCTTATTGCAGGGCCCCTGATAGCCTTGCCTGTTCTTCAGCAGCTTTCTGCAGACACAGCATGGAGGCTTCTATTAGGCATAGGGGCTGTGCCAGCAGCTATAGTATTCTACTCAAGGAGGAGACTGGGAGAGACACCAAGGTACTTGGCTGAAGTGGCAAACAAGCCCGTGAAGCTGCCAGATGAACTGAAGAATGCTGTGATAGAGATTAACGAGGCAGAGATGAGGACACAGCCTATGTATCGCAGGATTTTCTCGGACCCTGAAATGAGGAACAGGTTGCTTCTTTCCTCCCTTGCCTGGTTCCTGCTAGACTTTGCCTTCTATGGCATAACCCTAGCCATTTCGCAGGTGCTTGTAGATATATATGGCTCACTAACAACCGTGCAGAAGATGAGCCTTTCTGCCGAGGTCTTCGCTCTCTTTGCACTGCCAGGATATCTGCTTTCCACATTCACCGTAGACAGGCTTGGAAGGAAACCTATACAGCTTCTTGGCTTCGCAGCGATGGCCTTCTTTTACCTGCTGCTGGGATTGCTAATGGGAACAATACACTCTTCATTCCTTCTCTTGCTTCTTGGCCTTGCTTATTTCTTCACGCAGTTCGGTCCAAATTCCACAACCTTCGTCTATCCACTTGAGCTCTTTCCAACAAACCTGAGGGCTACTGGGCAGGGTGTTGCTGCAGCTAGCGGTAAACTCGGCGCGTTCGCAGGTGCCTTTACTGTCCCTCTGGTATTCGACTATTACGGCTTCTTCTGGGTCAGTGTAATTGCTTCTGTCTTGCTGGTGCTGGGGTTCCTGATAACACTACCCCTCCCTGAGACGAAGGCTATAAGCCTGACATGGCAAAAGCCTGTAAAGGAGCCAGCTCAGGTTGAATAA
- a CDS encoding amidohydrolase, whose amino-acid sequence MKFVNGRIFGYDEDADCVGVERGKIVYVGKDRNQQAKKEVDLQGRALLPGFIDSHTHLVNLGSSVVDLSGMGRQDVIEKMIEVAKKEEKRVVVGRGWDESQWKDRSYLTRSEVDEIPKPAILIRRDGHMAVANSKALDLLGMAERKDGILREGEMKLVRQIQHQDSEEIKQSLLEAFSHCFMNGVTCVRDIVDKATFDAYSALRDAAKPKVRLAIYHDEYEDYMARSDNFWGVKVFLDGSIGAKTAAVSSWPTENLLVSEKGLRNIAERFWRRGLPVAAHAIGDVAIDTAIRVLSLCKDKRIRNSIEHFELVRDEFLEEIKSLAVCCQPNFLQWSKRGGLYDERLGGKWLGNDNPYRLILDRAILLAFGSDCMPFGPNYGIHLAVNSEYDSQRISLEEAIECYTKAGAELCYLEKNCGAIKVGMDADMVIMDEKYFIEKEKIKEKKPVATFLRGELVYGDLSQVK is encoded by the coding sequence ATGAAGTTTGTAAATGGAAGGATCTTCGGATATGACGAAGATGCTGATTGCGTAGGAGTTGAGAGGGGAAAGATAGTATACGTGGGAAAGGACAGAAATCAGCAGGCAAAGAAAGAGGTTGACCTGCAGGGGAGAGCTCTCCTGCCTGGCTTCATAGATAGCCATACACATCTCGTGAACCTTGGTAGTTCTGTCGTCGACCTTTCTGGCATGGGCAGGCAGGATGTGATTGAAAAGATGATTGAAGTGGCCAAGAAAGAAGAAAAGAGGGTTGTTGTTGGAAGGGGCTGGGACGAATCACAGTGGAAAGATAGAAGCTATCTGACAAGAAGCGAAGTGGACGAGATTCCGAAGCCAGCGATTCTGATACGAAGGGATGGTCATATGGCGGTTGCAAATTCGAAGGCTCTTGACCTCTTAGGAATGGCTGAGAGGAAGGATGGGATACTAAGAGAGGGAGAGATGAAACTCGTAAGGCAGATTCAGCACCAGGACAGCGAGGAGATAAAGCAGTCCCTGCTCGAAGCCTTCAGTCATTGCTTTATGAATGGTGTCACATGCGTAAGAGATATTGTCGATAAAGCAACTTTTGATGCTTACTCAGCTCTCAGAGATGCTGCTAAGCCAAAGGTCAGGCTGGCTATCTATCATGATGAATATGAGGATTACATGGCCAGGTCTGACAACTTCTGGGGAGTGAAGGTCTTCCTCGACGGTTCAATCGGAGCCAAGACTGCAGCAGTGTCATCTTGGCCTACCGAGAACCTTCTTGTGTCTGAAAAAGGCTTGAGAAATATAGCAGAGAGGTTCTGGAGAAGAGGTCTACCTGTAGCAGCACATGCAATAGGAGATGTTGCCATAGACACTGCGATTAGAGTGCTTTCTCTATGCAAAGATAAACGGATAAGAAATTCTATAGAACATTTCGAGCTTGTCAGGGACGAATTCCTGGAGGAGATAAAGAGCTTGGCTGTCTGCTGCCAGCCGAATTTTCTCCAGTGGAGCAAGAGAGGAGGTCTTTACGACGAAAGGTTGGGGGGAAAATGGCTGGGTAACGACAACCCTTACAGACTGATACTTGACAGAGCAATATTACTAGCCTTTGGGTCCGATTGCATGCCTTTCGGTCCAAATTATGGCATCCACCTTGCAGTGAACTCTGAATATGATTCACAAAGGATAAGCCTGGAAGAAGCAATAGAATGTTACACCAAGGCTGGAGCAGAACTATGTTATCTGGAGAAGAATTGCGGAGCCATTAAAGTAGGA
- the queC gene encoding 7-cyano-7-deazaguanine synthase QueC, whose translation MKLKAIVLLSGGIDSATVLHMFLKRGYDLTALTFDYEEERSMELEAAKAIAQNAKVEHLVYQIEFYKKLSGSPSSSHAKIVDDTHGMSNAYVPARNVVFLGMATALAETIDAKLILTGHNRGDAKRFPDADAKFLRAFNRVIEVGLKNKESRPKVKMPLRRYDKFQVLKKAIRFGVPLELTWSCYNNGPEPCGMCYGCISRKQAFYSLGVSDPWRK comes from the coding sequence TTGAAGTTGAAGGCTATCGTTCTTCTCTCTGGAGGAATAGATTCCGCTACAGTCCTTCATATGTTTCTGAAAAGAGGCTATGACCTAACAGCGCTGACCTTTGACTATGAAGAAGAGAGGTCGATGGAGCTGGAAGCTGCAAAGGCGATAGCTCAAAATGCAAAAGTTGAGCATCTTGTGTACCAGATAGAGTTTTACAAGAAACTTTCAGGCTCACCTTCTTCATCCCATGCCAAGATAGTTGACGATACCCATGGAATGTCAAACGCATATGTTCCAGCAAGAAACGTTGTCTTTCTTGGTATGGCGACAGCTCTTGCTGAGACTATAGACGCTAAATTGATCCTGACAGGTCATAACAGGGGCGATGCAAAGAGGTTCCCGGATGCTGATGCGAAGTTTTTAAGGGCCTTTAACAGAGTTATCGAGGTAGGCTTAAAAAATAAAGAAAGCAGGCCAAAGGTCAAGATGCCTCTGCGAAGATATGATAAGTTTCAGGTCTTGAAGAAGGCTATCAGGTTCGGCGTCCCACTCGAATTAACCTGGAGCTGCTACAATAATGGACCCGAGCCATGCGGTATGTGCTACGGATGCATAAGCAGAAAGCAGGCATTTTATTCGCTGGGAGTTAGTGACCCTTGGAGAAAGTAA
- the radA gene encoding DNA repair and recombination protein RadA: MKAAEVPLSKVDGIAERAEEKLRESGITSAYELASSLPDEIIQVIGGDMQNAALLISNARACLAKRGLILEDFVKASDIARRKNDVIACTTGSRALDNLLGGGIETKAVTEFFGAFGSGKSQLCHTLSVLCNLPVEKGGLDGGAIYVDTEGTFRVNRLSEIARTRGMDEAFVLDRILYSRTYDVQHLIAVVRALGEQVRKNSIRLIVIDSVINLFRSEYIGRETLAERQQKLNTLMHRLRNVAEVYNVAVVITNQVQAVPNTFFGDPNRPAGGHVLAHGSTYRIYLRKAGEERIAAMVDSPSHPYSEARFTIGSAGVCDTSSPEEN, from the coding sequence ATGAAGGCTGCAGAGGTACCGCTAAGCAAGGTTGATGGTATAGCAGAAAGAGCAGAAGAAAAGCTGAGGGAATCAGGCATAACTTCAGCGTATGAGCTTGCCTCATCGCTACCTGACGAGATAATTCAGGTAATAGGAGGTGATATGCAGAACGCAGCTCTGCTGATATCCAACGCAAGGGCATGCCTTGCAAAAAGAGGTCTTATTCTGGAAGACTTTGTGAAAGCAAGCGATATAGCAAGGAGGAAGAACGATGTAATAGCTTGCACTACAGGCTCAAGGGCGCTCGATAACCTGCTTGGAGGGGGGATAGAGACAAAAGCTGTTACAGAATTTTTTGGAGCGTTTGGCTCGGGAAAATCACAGCTCTGCCATACGTTATCTGTTCTCTGCAACCTGCCTGTTGAAAAAGGAGGACTGGATGGAGGTGCAATATACGTAGATACTGAAGGGACGTTCAGGGTAAACAGGCTATCTGAAATAGCCAGGACAAGGGGAATGGATGAAGCTTTTGTGCTTGATAGAATACTCTACAGCAGGACGTATGATGTTCAGCATCTGATAGCTGTGGTAAGAGCGCTGGGAGAACAGGTGAGGAAGAATTCCATAAGGCTCATAGTAATAGATAGCGTGATAAACCTGTTTAGGTCTGAATATATAGGAAGAGAGACACTTGCTGAGAGGCAGCAGAAGCTGAATACGCTAATGCACAGGTTGCGCAACGTTGCAGAGGTCTACAACGTAGCTGTAGTGATAACAAACCAGGTGCAGGCTGTACCCAATACATTCTTCGGAGACCCAAACAGACCGGCTGGAGGGCATGTGCTCGCTCATGGTTCAACTTACAGAATATATCTGAGAAAGGCTGGAGAAGAGAGAATAGCCGCGATGGTGGACAGTCCAAGTCATCCTTATTCAGAAGCCAGGTTCACGATAGGTTCTGCAGGTGTATGCGATACCAGCAGTCCAGAAGAGAACTGA
- a CDS encoding GTP cyclohydrolase, FolE2/MptA family yields the protein MEKVKLNLDADVQSEYRSTNVMAGIERLRVMVKFASFTLPVEMTITTRTNRTRGVHMSRLVEAAFKNSEVKHIEEGMARIIDDVQKTQGPAYVSVNFDYPFKDVFVKVRISLKGKRFLYMLSVPGITACPCSREVAGIGHMQRAWLSIAIPSRKYVDIEEVIVKMQECFSSTTSELMKRPEEGLKVLDSQANPKFVEDVVRDAVKRFPNAMMIKAKSEESIHMHDAVAYVYRKNSASFFDEMLWFS from the coding sequence TTGGAGAAAGTAAAACTGAATCTCGATGCAGACGTGCAGAGCGAATACAGAAGCACAAACGTGATGGCTGGCATAGAAAGACTCAGAGTCATGGTGAAATTTGCCAGCTTCACGCTGCCCGTAGAAATGACGATAACAACCAGAACCAACAGAACGAGAGGTGTACATATGAGCAGGCTTGTGGAAGCAGCCTTCAAGAATTCAGAGGTTAAGCACATAGAAGAAGGAATGGCCAGAATAATAGACGATGTGCAGAAGACTCAAGGGCCTGCCTATGTTTCTGTTAATTTCGATTATCCTTTCAAGGATGTATTTGTCAAAGTTAGAATCTCTCTCAAGGGGAAGAGGTTTCTCTACATGCTAAGTGTCCCTGGAATAACTGCATGCCCATGCAGCAGGGAAGTGGCAGGAATAGGTCATATGCAGAGAGCCTGGCTCAGCATAGCCATTCCAAGCAGGAAGTATGTCGATATCGAGGAAGTGATAGTCAAGATGCAAGAATGTTTTTCATCAACGACTTCTGAGCTGATGAAGAGGCCCGAAGAAGGGCTCAAGGTTCTTGACAGTCAGGCGAACCCGAAATTTGTTGAGGATGTGGTCAGAGATGCTGTCAAAAGGTTTCCAAACGCCATGATGATAAAGGCCAAGAGCGAAGAATCGATTCATATGCATGATGCAGTGGCTTATGTCTACAGGAAGAATTCAGCATCTTTTTTTGATGAAATGCTCTGGTTTTCCTGA
- a CDS encoding DNA polymerase domain-containing protein: MEEEGWLLDVYITGKGLAVLWMKTQDGRTVRLVDRYTPTFYVKPKGWGEEWELSRLLSESQAVNSVYTEEKYVSLSSVKKEKLIRVEATGLKEYRSLVNGLRRSQLVSALYDADLRHVQKYLFTRLGIEPTSRVKFGYDGEKLVWISKVEDDESLPFSLARVEYEYEGDAGNLRIKYIDSSAAEEIKGERREIAAELYALFKERDPDIIILPKCDKVGFPFLKGLLDSAKLSIARYDDGEQVALQGSWGGRIFIGESMIGHAAELWGVAGMVERARFSFLPLGLSARWLSNKSIDSRNCYELMKMGYAIPEQGYFEPIRELQQLLERDRGGISITPISGLLHHNVAALDFDSQYPNIILKGDLSYEKPGLIDQVQEQAGRGLISIVIEPWLRRRLELKKLKKTLAKGSEKRLVCEQRIDALKLILVTSYGISGCCWNRFGNVLTFEEINRRSRDAMLKAKAIAEEKGFEIVYSDVDSLFVKKADAERSDYERLADTIAGVTGLPMSLDKHFKFIAFPRLKNDISSSALKRYFGITYDGEVEARGIELRRDDAPEFVKEFQRSLIIALMNHDTYEDVYSRGVKDARRLLEEALREITEREVDPESLFVTRTLRKEPERYRNRTAHVSAARQIIGRGGMIEPGEKVRFIITDEDNKNALCRVSPEERADYDSLAYCRMVVEAAKVIFEAAGIALPINSPSEGATLLDYST, from the coding sequence TTGGAAGAAGAGGGATGGCTTCTGGATGTGTACATAACAGGTAAGGGTCTAGCTGTACTATGGATGAAGACACAGGATGGAAGGACTGTAAGGCTGGTTGACAGATACACCCCAACCTTTTACGTGAAGCCGAAGGGCTGGGGTGAAGAATGGGAGCTAAGTCGACTGCTATCTGAAAGCCAGGCTGTAAACTCTGTTTACACGGAAGAAAAGTATGTCTCACTCTCGTCTGTGAAGAAGGAAAAGCTGATCAGGGTTGAGGCAACAGGCCTTAAAGAATACAGAAGCCTGGTCAATGGTCTGAGGAGAAGCCAGCTTGTTTCTGCGTTGTATGATGCTGATTTGAGGCATGTTCAGAAGTACCTTTTCACCAGGCTTGGTATTGAGCCGACCAGCAGGGTGAAGTTTGGATATGATGGAGAGAAGCTCGTCTGGATAAGCAAGGTTGAAGACGATGAATCTCTGCCTTTCTCACTTGCAAGGGTTGAATATGAATATGAGGGCGATGCTGGTAATCTCAGGATAAAGTACATCGACTCTTCAGCTGCTGAAGAGATAAAGGGTGAAAGGAGAGAGATAGCAGCAGAGCTTTATGCTTTGTTCAAAGAAAGGGACCCGGACATAATAATACTGCCAAAGTGTGATAAGGTTGGCTTCCCATTCCTGAAGGGCCTGCTCGATTCTGCAAAGCTGAGCATAGCCAGATATGATGACGGTGAGCAGGTAGCGCTTCAGGGTTCTTGGGGAGGGAGGATATTCATAGGAGAGAGCATGATAGGCCATGCAGCCGAGCTCTGGGGAGTTGCTGGGATGGTTGAAAGGGCCAGGTTCAGCTTTCTGCCTCTTGGCCTTTCTGCCAGATGGCTGAGCAATAAGAGCATAGATTCAAGGAACTGCTATGAGCTGATGAAGATGGGCTATGCGATTCCTGAACAGGGATACTTTGAACCTATCAGGGAGCTGCAGCAACTTCTTGAAAGGGATAGGGGTGGCATATCGATAACCCCTATATCTGGTCTGCTGCATCACAACGTTGCCGCACTTGATTTTGATTCCCAGTATCCGAATATAATACTGAAGGGAGACCTGAGCTATGAGAAGCCCGGGTTAATCGACCAGGTGCAGGAGCAGGCTGGAAGAGGGCTGATTTCCATAGTCATAGAGCCATGGCTGAGAAGAAGGCTGGAACTGAAGAAGCTGAAGAAGACCCTTGCGAAGGGCAGCGAAAAGAGGCTTGTCTGTGAACAGAGGATAGATGCTCTGAAGCTTATCCTCGTGACTTCATACGGTATATCGGGCTGCTGCTGGAACAGGTTTGGTAATGTGCTGACTTTCGAAGAGATCAACAGGAGGTCCAGAGATGCCATGCTGAAGGCAAAAGCGATAGCTGAAGAGAAGGGGTTCGAAATTGTATACAGTGATGTTGACAGTCTGTTTGTAAAAAAGGCGGATGCTGAAAGAAGCGATTATGAAAGGCTTGCAGATACGATAGCTGGTGTAACAGGCCTTCCCATGTCCCTTGATAAGCACTTTAAATTCATAGCCTTTCCGAGGCTGAAGAATGATATTTCTTCCTCAGCGTTGAAGAGATATTTTGGCATAACCTATGATGGAGAGGTCGAGGCTAGAGGGATTGAACTCAGGAGGGATGATGCTCCAGAATTTGTGAAAGAGTTTCAGAGAAGCCTGATAATAGCTCTGATGAACCATGATACATACGAAGATGTTTACAGCAGGGGGGTAAAGGATGCAAGAAGATTGCTTGAAGAGGCACTCAGAGAGATTACGGAAAGAGAAGTTGATCCAGAGTCACTCTTCGTCACAAGAACGCTGAGAAAGGAGCCAGAGCGATACAGGAACAGAACAGCCCATGTATCTGCAGCCAGACAGATCATTGGGAGAGGTGGGATGATTGAGCCTGGTGAAAAGGTCAGGTTTATAATAACTGACGAAGATAACAAGAATGCTCTGTGCAGGGTCAGCCCTGAAGAAAGGGCAGACTACGACAGCTTGGCTTACTGCAGGATGGTTGTAGAAGCTGCTAAGGTAATATTTGAAGCTGCTGGAATAGCATTGCCGATAAATTCGCCAAGCGAAGGAGCGACTCTGCTTGATTATTCAACCTGA
- a CDS encoding 6-carboxytetrahydropterin synthase: MRGQTARILQRRSAELPHASLFIEDDSLHFEYGHCLPRSKNCSVVHGHSSRISAELFGEVGKDGMIVDFGEAKDVMKSVLKKFDHKFIVGKRYAAVRGKRCHISFDGPNGHIEVDIPLAQAILLEGEATSENIAAEIAKEMLEKMPEQVKAVKAFFFEGANKGASLFRMRNS; this comes from the coding sequence ATGAGAGGTCAGACAGCTAGAATCCTGCAGAGAAGATCAGCAGAGTTACCTCATGCATCGCTTTTCATAGAAGACGACTCTTTACATTTTGAGTATGGCCACTGTCTTCCAAGGAGCAAAAACTGTTCGGTTGTTCACGGGCACAGCTCAAGGATATCTGCTGAGCTATTCGGCGAAGTGGGGAAAGACGGTATGATAGTCGATTTCGGTGAAGCCAAGGATGTTATGAAGAGTGTTCTGAAGAAATTTGACCATAAGTTCATAGTAGGGAAAAGATATGCAGCTGTAAGAGGCAAGAGATGCCATATTTCATTCGACGGGCCCAACGGGCATATTGAAGTTGACATCCCATTAGCTCAGGCGATTTTGCTGGAGGGCGAAGCGACAAGTGAAAACATAGCTGCAGAAATAGCGAAAGAAATGTTGGAGAAGATGCCTGAGCAGGTGAAGGCCGTAAAGGCTTTCTTCTTCGAAGGTGCGAATAAGGGAGCTAGCCTCTTTAGGATGAGAAACAGTTGA